Proteins encoded together in one Marinithermus hydrothermalis DSM 14884 window:
- a CDS encoding phosphate/phosphite/phosphonate ABC transporter substrate-binding protein, with the protein MKKLLLGFLAVAAMGLAVAQAPLKVRIGFNPTQNSEQLLPAAQAIADYIEEQFKGTIEVEVFVPTDYRGLIEAMRGGNLEFAFFPPDGYVIASREVGAKVLLKSVRFGNPFYWAAIVVRKDSGITSIQDLEGKTIAWVDPNSASGYVFPRAALMAQGIDPDTFFDKQVFAGRHDAAVRAVLNGSVDAAAVFANDDQNKSGAWTQFLNEEEAKQLHAIFYTRPIPGDTFSVAPQFAEKYPNLTKGIAAAIQRCRVPDCTLLKDLYRIDYMVPASDADYDVVREARRLLGLDRE; encoded by the coding sequence ATGAAAAAACTGCTTCTAGGGTTTCTAGCCGTGGCCGCCATGGGCCTTGCCGTCGCCCAGGCGCCCCTCAAGGTCCGGATCGGGTTTAACCCCACGCAGAACTCCGAACAGCTCCTCCCCGCGGCGCAGGCCATCGCGGACTACATCGAGGAGCAGTTCAAAGGCACGATCGAGGTCGAGGTCTTCGTGCCCACCGATTACCGCGGTCTGATCGAGGCCATGCGCGGCGGGAACCTGGAGTTCGCCTTCTTCCCGCCGGATGGGTACGTGATCGCGAGCCGGGAGGTGGGGGCCAAGGTCCTCCTGAAGTCGGTGCGCTTCGGCAACCCCTTCTACTGGGCGGCCATCGTGGTGCGCAAGGACTCGGGGATCACCTCCATCCAGGACCTCGAGGGCAAGACGATCGCCTGGGTGGACCCGAACTCGGCCTCCGGGTACGTCTTCCCCCGCGCGGCGCTGATGGCGCAAGGCATCGATCCGGACACCTTCTTCGACAAGCAGGTCTTTGCCGGGCGGCACGACGCCGCGGTGCGCGCGGTGCTGAACGGATCGGTGGACGCCGCGGCGGTCTTCGCGAACGACGACCAGAACAAGTCCGGGGCGTGGACGCAGTTCTTGAATGAGGAGGAAGCGAAGCAGCTTCACGCCATCTTCTACACCCGGCCGATCCCGGGGGATACCTTCAGCGTTGCGCCGCAGTTCGCCGAGAAGTACCCGAACCTGACCAAGGGCATCGCTGCGGCGATCCAGCGCTGCCGCGTGCCGGACTGCACCCTCTTGAAGGACCTGTACCGCATCGACTACATGGTGCCCGCGAGCGACGCGGACTACGACGTGGTGCGGGAGGCGCGCCGGCTGCTCGGCCTTGACCGGGAGTAA
- a CDS encoding NUDIX hydrolase: MYIGSVEASPRLAVDVVAFSLIKGELSVLLVERRRAPYLGYWALPGRFVGLKDGLEAAAHQALEEKAGARGLHLEQLHAFDQPERDPRGRVITIAFYALLPPGGTPVSRGAGWFSVNELPPLAFDHGEIIAYAHARLRDQLFEAPVVRYLLPRTFTLSELQDAYEVILGRPLDRRNFRKRVLKDKTLEPVGERRGGPGRPAVVYRFSRAG, translated from the coding sequence ATGTACATTGGAAGCGTGGAAGCCTCTCCTCGCCTCGCGGTGGACGTCGTCGCTTTCAGCCTGATCAAAGGCGAGCTCTCCGTTCTGCTCGTCGAGCGTCGCCGCGCGCCTTACCTCGGGTACTGGGCCTTGCCCGGCCGGTTCGTCGGGCTTAAGGACGGCCTGGAGGCCGCCGCCCACCAGGCCCTCGAGGAAAAGGCCGGGGCTAGGGGGCTGCACCTCGAGCAGCTCCACGCCTTCGACCAGCCCGAACGCGACCCGCGAGGCCGGGTGATCACGATTGCCTTTTACGCCCTGCTGCCGCCGGGTGGCACGCCGGTCTCCCGGGGGGCGGGGTGGTTCAGCGTGAACGAGCTGCCGCCCTTGGCCTTCGACCACGGGGAGATCATCGCCTACGCCCACGCGCGGCTGAGGGACCAGCTGTTTGAAGCGCCGGTGGTGCGCTACCTGCTGCCGCGCACCTTCACCCTCTCCGAGCTGCAGGACGCCTACGAGGTCATCCTGGGGCGGCCGCTCGACCGGCGCAACTTCCGCAAGCGGGTCTTAAAGGACAAGACGCTCGAGCCGGTGGGCGAACGCCGTGGGGGGCCTGGCCGCCCCGCGGTGGTCTACCGCTTTTCCCGGGCAGGGTAG